One region of Anser cygnoides isolate HZ-2024a breed goose chromosome 22, Taihu_goose_T2T_genome, whole genome shotgun sequence genomic DNA includes:
- the NKIRAS2 gene encoding NF-kappa-B inhibitor-interacting Ras-like protein 2 isoform X1, translated as MGKSCKVVVCGQASVGKTAILEQLLYGNHVVGSEMIETQEDIYVGSIETDRGVREQVRFYDTRGLRDNMELPKHCFSCTDGYVLVYSTDSKESFKRVELLKKEIDKSKDKKEVTIVVLGNKCDLQEQRRVDHDAAQHWAKGEKVKLWEVSVADRRTLIEPFIYLASKMTQPQSKSAFPLSRKNKGGGSVDG; from the exons ATGGGGAAGAGCTGCAAGGTGGTGGTGTGCGGCCAGGCCTCCGTGGGGAAAACGGCGatcctggagcagctgctgtaCGGGAACCATGTGGTGG GCTCGGAGATGATCGAGACCCAGGAGGACATTTACGTGGGCTCCATCGAGACGGACCGCGGGGTGCGCGAGCAGGTGCGCTTCTACGACACGCGGGGCCTGCGGGACAACATGGAGCTTCCCAAGCATTGCTTCTCCTGCACAGACGGCTACGTGCTGGTCTATAGCACCGACAGCAAGGAGTCCTTCAAGCGGGTGgagctcctcaagaaggaaattgaCAAGTCCAAAGACAAGAAGGAG GTCACCATCGTGGTTTTGGGCAATAAGTGTGACTTGCAGGAGCAGCGCCGGGTAGACCATGACGCAGCCCAGCACTGGGCCAAGGGTGAGAAGGTGAAGCTGTGGGAGGTGTCCGTGGCTGACCGGCGTACATTGATCGAGCCGTTCATCTACCTGGCCAGTAAGATGACACAGCCACAGAGCAAGTCTGCTTTTCCCCTGAGTCGCAAGAACAAGGGTGGCGGTTCTGTGGATGGCTGA
- the NKIRAS2 gene encoding NF-kappa-B inhibitor-interacting Ras-like protein 2 isoform X2 — MGKSCKVVVCGQASVGKTAILEQLLYGNHVVGSEMIETQEDIYVGSIETDRGVREQVPRSPSSGWSSSRRKLTSPKTRRRSPSWFWAISVTCRSSAG, encoded by the exons ATGGGGAAGAGCTGCAAGGTGGTGGTGTGCGGCCAGGCCTCCGTGGGGAAAACGGCGatcctggagcagctgctgtaCGGGAACCATGTGGTGG GCTCGGAGATGATCGAGACCCAGGAGGACATTTACGTGGGCTCCATCGAGACGGACCGCGGGGTGCGCGAGCAGGTGC CAAGGAGTCCTTCAAGCGGGTGgagctcctcaagaaggaaattgaCAAGTCCAAAGACAAGAAGGAG GTCACCATCGTGGTTTTGGGCAATAAGTGTGACTTGCAGGAGCAGCGCCGGGTAG